DNA from Gramella sp. MAR_2010_147:
AATAGAACAGGCTGAAGAAATGGGATTTGAATGTGATGTACCTGAACTGGAGAAGTTCCTTAAGAAATACGTAAACGAGCATTCCAATTCTTAAATTTAAGTTGGACAGACTCTTAGATAATTTATATTAATAAAGAAAAATTTCTTTCATTATGCACATGTAATTTGAAAATTTTATATGCCACTTAAAATCTGATTCGGTGATCTTTCAAAAAGATTTTGCTGTTAGTAAAGCCAACAAAAACAAGGGTGCATTTTGCCATCATTTTTTTAATTATTCAATTTCACCCGTAAATTATCTATATCACTGGAAATTTTAGAATCAATTACTCGAGCATAAATCTGGGTGGTTGAAATTTTATTATGTCCCAGTAGCTTGGAAACTGTTTCAATTGGTACGCCATTGGCTAAGGTTACGGTCGTAGCAAAAGTATGTCTGGCCGCATGAAAGCTTAAGTTCTTTTTGATTTTTATTTCTTTAGCGACTTCTTTTAAATACTGATTGATTTTCTGGTTGGAATATACCGGAAGCAATGTATTATTTTGGTCCGCCTTTGGATGATCTTTATACCGATCCAATATTTTCTCTGCTTCCTCTAATAGAGGAATTCTTACAGTAGTATTTGTCTTACTTCTACGCGTATAGATCCATTGCTTACCATCAATCCCAAAATGCAGGTGATTTTTATTTAAAGCTTTTACATCGGCATAAGCCAGACCGGTATAGCAGGCAAAAATGAAAATATCCCGGTTCAATCGCAAGGTTGGATTTTTTATTTCGTGATTTTTTATTTTTCCCAGTTCCCCTTTTGAGAGATAAACCATATCCACACGATTGAAACGGAGCTTGAATCTTTTAGTTGGATTTTTCTCAATCCAATCAAGGTTTTCTGCGAGTCTCATGAGCTTTTTAAAGCGCTCCATGTGTTTCATTAAACCATTGTTACGCAATCCATCCAGATTTCTCAGATAGTTCTCAAAATCCAGAGTAAACTGATAGTCGATATGCTTTAAATAGATATCACTTGTCCGGTGTTGCAGTTTTAGATAGTCTTTTAAGTATGTACTGGTAGTTGTATAATTTTTCATAGT
Protein-coding regions in this window:
- a CDS encoding site-specific integrase, which codes for MRTTQTFSISFFTRKKKNQPESAILYARITINGKKLEISLKRIIPIDKWNQASSKMIGNSPESFQINKKINETRSQLFKIHDALQIEDKVITVDLVKSRFLGTDQQNKTLYQLIEYHETNMGKVLKYGTMKNYTTTSTYLKDYLKLQHRTSDIYLKHIDYQFTLDFENYLRNLDGLRNNGLMKHMERFKKLMRLAENLDWIEKNPTKRFKLRFNRVDMVYLSKGELGKIKNHEIKNPTLRLNRDIFIFACYTGLAYADVKALNKNHLHFGIDGKQWIYTRRSKTNTTVRIPLLEEAEKILDRYKDHPKADQNNTLLPVYSNQKINQYLKEVAKEIKIKKNLSFHAARHTFATTVTLANGVPIETVSKLLGHNKISTTQIYARVIDSKISSDIDNLRVKLNN